Part of the Pedobacter roseus genome is shown below.
AATGTTGTTATTGATGTCGCTAAAAATGGTATTTATACCTTCACAAGGGAAAAAGCCATTAACTGATAGCTTAAAGCGGCCGGCTAAATTTGGTTTTGGCCGACCAGCTACCGCTCAGGAAATTGCAGCATGGGATATCGACGTTCGCCCCGACGGGAAAGGCTTGCCGGCAGGGCAGGGTGATGTGAAAAAAGGCAGGGTACTTTACGCTCAAAAATGTGCGATGTGCCATGGTGTTGATGGTACCGAAAAACCGGGTATCAAACTTCCTGGAAATGCTTTGGTTGGCGATACGTCGGCCACCAGCAAGCCCAAAACCATTGGCAATTACTGGCCTTATGCCACTACCTTGTTCGATTATATGCGCCGTGCCATGCCCTATAATCTTCCCGGCTCGTTAAGCAACGATGAAGTATACAGCATAACCGCTTATCTGCTCAATGCCAACAAAATTATCAAAGCAGATGTGGTACTCGATGCTAAAAACCTATATAAAGTGGTAATGCCAGCGAAAAAACTATTTATTATGGACGATCGTAAAGGAGGCCCTGAAATAAAATAATGGAAAAGCGCGATAACAAAGATCAGAAAAGAGCCACAGGCAAAATCAGCCGCCGAACTTTATTGGGAGGGGTAATTGCTGCTGCAGTTTTACCTGTACAATCTTTATTTGCTGATGAAATACAGCCAAAAACGCCGGTTCTTCCTGAAATTACAGATGATCCAACCAAAATCGTCGGTCCAGGGCCAAGCCCGTTGGGTAAACGTTCAACATTTGAGCAACCGGTACGCAAACCTTCTGATATTTCCTCCCGTACTCCTTTACAGGATATGCACAGCACCATTACGCCTGCCGATCTTCATTTCGAGCGTCATCATGCGGGTATTCCAACCATCGATCCTGCAAAACACGAACTACTCATTCACGGTTTGGTCGATAACCCGATGAAATTTACCTTGGCTGATATCAAAAGATTCCCATCCGTTACCCGTACCTGTTTTATCGAATGTGCAGGTAATTTTCGCACGGGTAAAGCCGAAATGACGCCCCAGGATATTCTTGGACTGACTAGTCAGAGCGAGTGGACGGGTGTAATGCTCTCTACCCTATTCAAAGAAGTAGGCATCAGCGATAAAGCCAAATGGTTTTTAGCCGAAGGTTCGGATGCTGCCGTAATGACCCGTACCATCCCCATTGCAAAAGCCTGGGATGATGCCATGATTGTTTATGCACAGAACGGTGAAGCCATACGGCCCGAACAGGGTTATCCCATCAGGTTACTTTTGCCAGGTTTTGAAGGCAATATGAATATCAAATGGCTCAGGCGTATTGAACTTTCGGAAGAACCTTACATGACCAGAGAAGAAACGTCAAAATATACTTACCCTGTAAAAGATAAAATCAGAATGTTTAGCTTTGAGTTGGATGCGCGTTCCATCATCACCTATCCTTCTTATCCCCAAAAGGTAAATAAAGGCTGGGTAGAAATACGTGGAATTGCCTGGAGCGGGAGGGGGGAAGGTAGAAAAAGTAGAAGTAAGTACCGATGCCGGCAAAACCTGGCAACTGGCTAATTTACAGGAGCCTGTTTTGAGTAAAGCACATACTTATTTCAGGTATCTGTGGGATTGGAAGGGTGAAGCTACTGAAATATTGAGCCGCGTTACCGACGAAACAGGCTATTTACAACCAACTTTGGCACAATTGGTAGAAGCGCGTGGTGTAAACTTAGGCGGGTACCACATGAACCCCATCACTGCATGGCAGATTAAAAATGACGGAACCGTTTTATTTAAACCGGAAACCATAAAATAACCAGATGAAACTAGAAAAACGGGATTATGATGCAATTGTAGTAGGATCGGGGCCAAATGGACTGGCTGCTGCCATTCTTTTGCAGCAACAGGGACTTTCCGTTTTAATTATAGAAGGTAAAAACGTAATTGGAGGGGGATTGAGTTCTGCCGAACTTACTTTGCCCGGCTTTACGCACGATGTATGTTCGGCGATCCACCCGATGGCGCTGGCTTCGCCGTTTTTTAAAACTTTGCCCCTGGCAGATTTTGGATTGGAATATCTGCAGCCCGTTTTGGCTGCGGCACATCCTTTTGATGATGGTAGCGCTGCCATACTGGATCACTCTATCCAAAAAACCGCTGAATACTTAGGTGGCGATGCCAAAACTTATACTTCATTGATGGAGAGCGTCACGGAAACATGGCCACTGATCGATGAAGATGCGTTAGGACCATTACGTTTCCCCAAACATCCATTGGCGATGGCAGGTTTTGGCCTGAAAGCATTGAGCAGTGCAACAGGTTTTGTTAAACGTTTTAAAGAACAACACGCCCGGGGCCTTTTTGCCGGAATGGCTGCACATGCCATACAACCTTTAGGCAATTTAAGCACTACAGCCATTGGTTTGGTATTATTGGCTGGCGGACACCTTAAAGGGTGGCCGATACCTAAAGGCGGATCAAAATTTATTGCAGAGGCATTGGCAGGTTATTTTAAATCGCTTGGAGGAAAAATTGAAACCGGAACTTTTGTTAACGCTTTGGATCAATTGCCTTCTGCCGATGCCGTGCTTTTTGATGTGACCCCGAAACAGTTACTGCAAATTGCAGGGCATAAATTCTCCAATATTTACAAATGGCAACTCGAACGTTACCGTTATGGTATGGGCGTATTCAAGGTAGATTGGGCATTGGATGGTGCGATTCCGTTTACTGCCGAAGAATGTCGTGGTGCAGGTACCATACATTTGGGCAATACTTTCGAAGAGATTGCAGCAGGCGAACTGATGACCAGTAAAGGTCAACAGGCAGAAAAACCTTATGTGCTTTTGGCACAGCAGAGTTTATTCGATCCTTCGCGTGCACCTGAAGGAAAACAAACAGCCTGGGCCTATTGCCACGTTCCCAATGGATCAAAACAGGATCTGACCAGCATTATCGAAAATCAGGTGGAAAGATTTGCTCCTGGCTTTAAAGATCGGATCATTGCCAAACATACCATGAATACCGAACAGATGGAAGCGCATAACCGCAACTACATTGGCGGGGATATTAACGGAGGGATATTAGACCTCGGACAATTATTTACACGTCCGGCTTTAAG
Proteins encoded:
- a CDS encoding c-type cytochrome — translated: MNKKTVLLLACPVMLLLMSLKMVFIPSQGKKPLTDSLKRPAKFGFGRPATAQEIAAWDIDVRPDGKGLPAGQGDVKKGRVLYAQKCAMCHGVDGTEKPGIKLPGNALVGDTSATSKPKTIGNYWPYATTLFDYMRRAMPYNLPGSLSNDEVYSITAYLLNANKIIKADVVLDAKNLYKVVMPAKKLFIMDDRKGGPEIK
- a CDS encoding molybdopterin-dependent oxidoreductase → MEKRDNKDQKRATGKISRRTLLGGVIAAAVLPVQSLFADEIQPKTPVLPEITDDPTKIVGPGPSPLGKRSTFEQPVRKPSDISSRTPLQDMHSTITPADLHFERHHAGIPTIDPAKHELLIHGLVDNPMKFTLADIKRFPSVTRTCFIECAGNFRTGKAEMTPQDILGLTSQSEWTGVMLSTLFKEVGISDKAKWFLAEGSDAAVMTRTIPIAKAWDDAMIVYAQNGEAIRPEQGYPIRLLLPGFEGNMNIKWLRRIELSEEPYMTREETSKYTYPVKDKIRMFSFELDARSIITYPSYPQKVNKGWVEIRGIAWSGRGEGRKSRSKYRCRQNLATG
- a CDS encoding molybdopterin-binding protein; translated protein: MELPGAGGGKVEKVEVSTDAGKTWQLANLQEPVLSKAHTYFRYLWDWKGEATEILSRVTDETGYLQPTLAQLVEARGVNLGGYHMNPITAWQIKNDGTVLFKPETIK
- a CDS encoding phytoene desaturase family protein; this translates as MKLEKRDYDAIVVGSGPNGLAAAILLQQQGLSVLIIEGKNVIGGGLSSAELTLPGFTHDVCSAIHPMALASPFFKTLPLADFGLEYLQPVLAAAHPFDDGSAAILDHSIQKTAEYLGGDAKTYTSLMESVTETWPLIDEDALGPLRFPKHPLAMAGFGLKALSSATGFVKRFKEQHARGLFAGMAAHAIQPLGNLSTTAIGLVLLAGGHLKGWPIPKGGSKFIAEALAGYFKSLGGKIETGTFVNALDQLPSADAVLFDVTPKQLLQIAGHKFSNIYKWQLERYRYGMGVFKVDWALDGAIPFTAEECRGAGTIHLGNTFEEIAAGELMTSKGQQAEKPYVLLAQQSLFDPSRAPEGKQTAWAYCHVPNGSKQDLTSIIENQVERFAPGFKDRIIAKHTMNTEQMEAHNRNYIGGDINGGILDLGQLFTRPALRWSPYRTSAKGLYICSSSTPPGGGVHGMCGYNAGKRVLKDIFNIKIR